From a single Fusarium fujikuroi IMI 58289 draft genome, chromosome FFUJ_chr03 genomic region:
- a CDS encoding probable CNB1-calcineurin B, regulatory subunit: MGNTTSAVLDNLVQGSNFDREEVDRLRKRFMKLDKDNSGTIERDEFLSLPQISSNPLATRMIAIFDEDGGGDVDFQEFVTGLSAFSSKGNKEQKLQFAFKVYDIDRDGYISNGELFIVLKMMVGSNLKDQQLQQIVDKTIMEADLDKDGKISFEEFTKMVESTDVSMSMTVDQF; the protein is encoded by the exons ATGGGCAACACCACCAGCGCAGTCCTGGACAACCTGGTCCAAGGATCCAACT TCGACAGAGAGGAAGTTGATCGTCTGCGAAAGCGATTCATGAAGCTGGACAAG GATAACTCCGGTACGATCGAACGCGATGAATTCCTCAGTCTTCCCCAGATCTCTTCCAACCCTCTGGCAACACG AATGATCGCCATTTTTGAcgaagatggtggtggtgacgTCGATTTCCAAGAATTCGTTACAGGTCTTTCGGCTTTCAGCAGCAAGGGAAACAAGGAACAGAAGCTGCAGTTCGCCTTCAAGGTCTACGACATTGACCGTGATGGTTACATCAGCAACGGAGAGCTATTCATTGTCCtcaagatgatggttggCAGCAACCTTAAGGAccagcagctgcagcagatTGTGGACAAGACTATCATGGAGGCTGATCTCGATAAGGACGGCAAGATCAGCTTTGAGGAGTTCACCAAGATGGTTGAGTCGACTGACGTCAGTATGAGCATGACTGTCG